A single Drosophila ananassae strain 14024-0371.13 chromosome 3L, ASM1763931v2, whole genome shotgun sequence DNA region contains:
- the LOC6496057 gene encoding serine/threonine-protein phosphatase PP-Y yields MSRIMFDFTIQDVDRIINELTTLRGADCKLEEELIAALIHKARDVIMSQPMLLELNVPLKICGDIHGQFKDLLRIFSGCGFPPDSNYLFLGDYVDRGKQSLETICLLLAYKIRYPENFFLLRGNHECASINRIYGFFDEVKRRHTIRLWQTFTDCFDCMPVAAVVGDRIFCCHGGLSPTLRSLDQILNIRRPTDIPSEGVLCDLLWADLNRQGDGWGHNERGVSFTFSKPIVQNFLDAHRLDIMVRAHEVVEDGYEFFADRRLVTIFSAPNYCGVMNNAGGVMSVSEDLVCSFIIIKPTSSLKISGKDSSQEDSFVETVPA; encoded by the coding sequence atgtcAAGAATCATGTTCGATTTTACTATCCAGGATGTGGATAGGATTATAAACGAGCTTACAACTCTTAGAGGAGCCGACTGTAAGCTCGAAGAGGAACTAATAGCGGCTCTGATCCACAAGGCCCGCGACGTGATCATGAGCCAGCCGATGCTCCTGGAACTGAATGTCCCTCTGAAGATTTGCGGGGATATCCATGGCCAGTTCAAGGATCTGTTGAGGATTTTTAGTGGATGTGGCTTTCCGCCGGACTCTAACTATCTGTTTTTGGGGGACTACGTCGATCGAGGGAAGCAGTCCCTGGAGACGATCTGCCTGCTGCTGGCTTACAAGATCCGTTATCCGGAGAACTTCTTCTTGCTGCGGGGAAATCACGAGTGTGCCAGCATAAACCGAATCTACGGATTCTTCGACGAGGTGAAGAGGCGTCATACTATCCGCTTATGGCAGACCTTCACGGACTGTTTTGACTGTATGCCTGTGGCAGCAGTTGTGGGTGATCGCATCTTCTGTTGCCACGGGGGACTCAGCCCCACGCTCCGCAGCTTGGATCAGATTCTCAATATCCGGAGGCCCACCGATATCCCAAGCGAGGGCGTCCTCTGCGATCTTCTTTGGGCGGATCTGAACCGCCAGGGTGACGGTTGGGGTCACAATGAGCGCGGTGTGAGCTTCACTTTTAGCAAGCCGATTGTACAGAATTTCCTCGACGCCCATCGTCTAGACATCATGGTTCGGGCCCACGAGGTGGTCGAGGATGGCTACGAGTTCTTCGCCGACCGTCGTCTGGTAACCATATTTTCCGCCCCCAACTATTGCGGTGTGATGAACAATGCCGGCGGAGTGATGAGTGTCAGCGAGGATCTCGTGTGTTCGTTTATCATAATCAAGCCGACTTCCAGTTTAAAAATAAGTGGAAAGGATTCGAGCCAAGAGGATTCATTTGTAGAAACCGTGCCtgcttaa